The following proteins are encoded in a genomic region of Streptococcus gwangjuense:
- a CDS encoding acetolactate synthase large subunit: MEKISLESPKTGSDLVLETLRDLGIDTIFGYPGGAVLPFYDAIYNFKGIRHILGRHEQGCLHEAEGYAKSTGKLGVAVVTSGPGATNAITGIADAMSDSVPLLVFTGQVARAGIGKDAFQEADIVGITMPITKYNYQVRETADIPRIITEAVHIATTGRPGPVVIDLPKDVSALETDFIYSPEVNLPSYQPTLEPNDMQIKKILKQLSKAKKPVLLAGGGISYAEAAAELNEFAERYQIPVVTSLLGQGTIATSHPLFLGMGGMHGSFAANIAMTEADFMISIGCRFDDRLTGNPKTFAKNAKVAHIDIDPAEIGKIISADIPVVGDAKKALQMLLAEPTVHNNTEKWIEKVTKDKNRVRSYDKKERVVQPQAVIERIGELTNGDAIVVTDVGQHQMWTAQYYPYQNERQLVTSGGLGTMGFGIPAAIGAKIANPDKEVVLFVGDGGFQMTNQELAILNIYKVPIKVVMLNNHSLGMVRQWQESFYEGRTSESVFDTLPDFQLMAQAYGIKNYKFDNPETLAQDLEVITEDVPMLIEVDISRKEQVLPMVPAGKSNHEMLGVKFHA, translated from the coding sequence ATGGAGAAAATCAGTTTAGAATCTCCTAAGACGGGGTCGGACTTAGTTTTGGAAACACTTCGTGATTTAGGAATTGATACCATCTTTGGTTATCCTGGTGGTGCAGTCTTGCCTTTTTATGATGCGATATATAATTTTAAAGGCATTCGCCACATTCTAGGACGCCATGAGCAAGGTTGTCTGCATGAAGCTGAAGGTTATGCCAAATCAACTGGAAAGTTGGGTGTTGCCGTCGTCACTAGCGGACCAGGAGCAACAAATGCCATTACAGGGATTGCGGATGCCATGAGCGATAGTGTTCCCCTTTTGGTCTTTACAGGTCAGGTTGCGCGAGCAGGGATTGGGAAGGATGCTTTTCAAGAGGCAGACATTGTGGGAATTACCATGCCAATCACTAAGTACAATTACCAAGTTCGTGAGACAGCTGATATTCCGCGTATCATTACGGAAGCTGTTCATATCGCAACTACAGGTCGACCAGGGCCAGTTGTAATTGACCTACCTAAAGATGTATCTGCTTTAGAAACCGACTTCATCTATTCACCAGAAGTGAACCTGCCAAGCTATCAGCCAACTCTTGAGCCAAATGATATGCAAATCAAGAAAATCTTGAAGCAATTATCCAAGGCTAAAAAGCCAGTCTTGCTAGCTGGTGGTGGAATTAGTTATGCTGAAGCTGCTGCGGAATTAAATGAATTTGCAGAGCGCTATCAAATTCCAGTGGTAACCAGTCTTTTGGGACAAGGAACGATTGCAACGAGTCATCCACTCTTCCTTGGAATGGGAGGCATGCACGGGTCATTCGCAGCTAATATTGCCATGACGGAAGCGGACTTTATGATTAGTATTGGTTGTCGTTTCGATGACCGCTTGACGGGGAATCCTAAGACCTTCGCTAAGAATGCTAAGGTTGCCCACATTGATATTGACCCAGCCGAGATTGGCAAGATTATCAGTGCAGATATTCCTGTAGTTGGAGATGCTAAGAAAGCCTTGCAAATGTTGCTGGCGGAGCCGACAGTTCATAACAATACTGAAAAATGGATTGAAAAAGTCACTAAAGACAAGAACCGCGTTCGTTCTTATGATAAGAAAGAGCGTGTGGTTCAGCCGCAAGCTGTTATTGAACGCATCGGTGAGTTGACGAATGGTGATGCCATTGTGGTAACAGACGTTGGTCAACACCAAATGTGGACAGCTCAGTATTATCCCTACCAAAATGAACGTCAGTTAGTGACTTCAGGTGGTTTGGGAACGATGGGATTTGGAATTCCAGCAGCAATCGGTGCTAAAATTGCTAACCCAGATAAGGAAGTAGTCTTGTTTGTTGGGGATGGTGGTTTCCAAATGACTAACCAGGAATTGGCTATTTTGAACATTTACAAGGTACCAATCAAGGTAGTTATGCTGAACAACCACTCACTTGGAATGGTCCGCCAGTGGCAAGAATCCTTCTATGAAGGTAGAACATCTGAGTCTGTCTTTGATACCCTTCCTGATTTCCAACTGATGGCACAGGCTTACGGCATTAAAAACTATAAGTTTGACAATCCTGAGACCTTGGCTCAAGACCTTGAAGTCATCACTGAGGATGTTCCTATGCTAATCGAGGTAGATATTTCTCGTAAGGAGCAGGTGTTGCCAATGGTGCCAGCTGGTAAGAGTAATCATGAGATGTTGGGGGTGAAGTTCCATGCGTAG